The following are from one region of the Lacinutrix sp. Bg11-31 genome:
- a CDS encoding DUF1853 family protein, producing the protein MKNISDNLQAQFSGFYNTPHLLLEPVLGMQSLITLKQNMPIFEGLGLEKIRLGQRVERFVGTELRLNKNIKILSENPQIQTENNLTIGELDCLYLEGEQPVHLEIQFKFYLYDESLGKTEIDHCIGPMRRDSLIEKLTKLKKKQLPLLYANETKPLLNSLNLKAEDFIQKIYFKAQVFVPYGKTIQLKTLNSKCIYGFYFKYAQISKFIECKFYKPKKTDWLLDVTPNVDWKTYDAILPELNIYETEGYSPMLWLKQENGEIEKCFVVC; encoded by the coding sequence ATGAAAAACATCTCAGATAATTTACAAGCCCAGTTTAGTGGATTTTATAATACACCACATCTACTTTTAGAGCCAGTTTTAGGTATGCAATCTTTAATTACTCTGAAACAAAACATGCCAATTTTTGAAGGTTTAGGGTTAGAGAAAATAAGACTTGGACAACGTGTAGAACGCTTTGTTGGTACTGAACTGCGTTTAAATAAAAATATTAAAATTTTATCCGAAAACCCTCAAATACAAACCGAAAACAATCTAACCATTGGTGAATTAGATTGCTTGTATTTAGAAGGTGAACAACCTGTGCATTTAGAAATACAGTTTAAGTTTTATTTGTACGATGAATCTCTTGGTAAAACCGAAATTGACCATTGTATTGGTCCAATGCGAAGAGATAGTTTAATAGAAAAACTAACCAAACTTAAAAAAAAGCAATTACCACTACTCTATGCCAATGAAACGAAGCCATTGTTGAATAGTTTAAATTTAAAGGCTGAAGATTTTATTCAAAAAATATATTTTAAAGCACAGGTTTTTGTGCCATACGGAAAAACTATTCAGCTAAAAACATTAAACTCAAAGTGCATTTATGGTTTCTATTTTAAGTATGCTCAAATATCAAAATTTATAGAATGTAAGTTTTATAAACCAAAGAAAACCGATTGGTTACTTGATGTAACACCAAATGTAGATTGGAAAACGTATGATGCTATTCTGCCAGAATTAAACATCTATGAAACTGAAGGTTATTCACCAATGTTATGGTTAAAACAAGAGAATGGTGAGATTGAGAAGTGT